In Sphingobium sp. B2D3C, a genomic segment contains:
- a CDS encoding thermonuclease family protein, translating to MGLRPLTIFAVAILLGTGAGAGFSYFEDRSAPTSTLIATEGDGATRYEICGVIRHNCVADGDTLWIDGEKIRIADIDTPEIGSPRCDEERALGQRAKHRLRELVNEGRFEVRRIGDRDVDKYNRKLRVLVRDGRSLGEQLVREGLARTWNGRREPWC from the coding sequence ATGGGCTTGCGGCCGCTGACTATCTTCGCGGTTGCCATTCTGCTCGGGACCGGCGCTGGTGCAGGCTTTTCATATTTTGAGGACCGATCAGCGCCGACGAGCACTCTAATAGCTACCGAGGGAGACGGCGCTACGCGCTATGAGATCTGCGGTGTTATTAGACATAACTGCGTCGCGGACGGGGACACCTTGTGGATCGACGGCGAGAAGATTCGCATTGCCGATATCGACACACCAGAAATCGGTTCGCCTCGATGCGATGAGGAGAGGGCGCTTGGCCAGCGTGCGAAGCATCGCCTCCGCGAGCTTGTCAACGAAGGCCGTTTTGAAGTCCGCCGCATAGGCGACCGCGATGTGGACAAATACAATCGCAAACTTCGCGTTCTCGTTCGCGATGGCCGGTCTCTCGGCGAGCAGCTCGTGAGGGAAGGGCTTGCGCGGACCTGGAACGGTCGCCGCGAACCATGGTGCTAA
- a CDS encoding XRE family transcriptional regulator translates to MCRTFEQSSTVILNGQCSKILHGADMSPVGPKLKALRLRAVPPLSIRRAAEKLEMGHSSYNFYENPNSYKKSHLPLDFARKVAAMLAEYGVDPAEVMMLAGLNESEAEPEARAIEAAKPAVQYVTLSVAFPSEDALADMFQSLLALVPADATRAEAARILAQRLPAGFAAIGPVAPDQGKAPMIAPAEAARSLATDRP, encoded by the coding sequence ATGTGCAGAACTTTTGAACAGTCGTCAACAGTGATTCTGAACGGACAGTGTTCAAAAATTCTGCATGGTGCTGACATGTCTCCTGTTGGCCCCAAACTGAAGGCGCTACGCCTTCGCGCAGTCCCCCCTCTTTCGATCCGACGAGCGGCGGAAAAGCTGGAGATGGGCCACTCGTCTTACAATTTTTACGAGAACCCGAACTCGTACAAGAAGTCGCACCTGCCCTTGGACTTTGCGCGCAAGGTAGCCGCGATGCTGGCCGAATACGGCGTGGACCCTGCCGAAGTCATGATGCTCGCTGGACTGAATGAGAGCGAGGCGGAGCCGGAAGCGCGTGCCATCGAAGCCGCCAAGCCCGCCGTCCAGTATGTCACCCTGTCAGTTGCTTTCCCTAGTGAAGACGCGCTGGCTGATATGTTCCAGAGCTTGCTCGCACTGGTGCCAGCGGACGCAACGAGGGCCGAAGCCGCGCGAATTCTCGCTCAGCGCCTTCCAGCTGGCTTTGCAGCGATCGGACCTGTCGCGCCCGATCAGGGCAAGGCGCCAATGATTGCGCCCGCAGAAGCTGCTCGGTCTCTCGCCACAGATCGTCCCTGA
- a CDS encoding carph-isopro domain-containing protein, with the protein MSSEQNIFSLFGGIRPAARAIGEPPSNVAAWKRVGRIPAEKQPHVLKVGQALGLPITADHVVFPLGRPATDATDLADPAKAVCFNHADETKREGQA; encoded by the coding sequence ATGAGTTCGGAACAGAACATTTTCAGTCTCTTCGGGGGTATTCGCCCTGCAGCCCGCGCCATTGGCGAACCACCATCCAACGTGGCCGCGTGGAAACGCGTGGGGCGCATCCCCGCTGAGAAGCAGCCCCATGTTCTCAAGGTCGGTCAGGCTCTGGGACTTCCGATTACCGCCGACCATGTCGTCTTCCCCCTCGGCCGTCCTGCTACCGACGCGACGGACCTAGCCGATCCGGCGAAAGCGGTCTGTTTCAATCATGCGGACGAAACGAAGCGCGAGGGGCAAGCCTGA
- a CDS encoding ogr/Delta-like zinc finger family protein — MPGASCPACGGGAKARRVGKVALTYREIYYHCRDELGCGHVFVAELTAIRTVRVSQRNPPIHPLPISEWRRGPANDDSPNPEPNAGALKA; from the coding sequence ATGCCGGGCGCAAGCTGTCCGGCCTGCGGGGGAGGTGCGAAGGCGCGCCGGGTGGGCAAGGTCGCGCTCACCTATCGCGAGATCTATTATCACTGCCGCGATGAGCTGGGCTGCGGTCATGTGTTCGTGGCCGAACTCACGGCGATCAGGACGGTGCGTGTCAGTCAGCGAAATCCGCCGATCCATCCCTTGCCGATCTCAGAGTGGCGCAGGGGGCCGGCGAACGACGATTCCCCCAATCCTGAACCTAATGCTGGCGCGCTAAAAGCCTAA
- a CDS encoding toprim domain-containing protein — protein sequence MRDELLNELLPRLKRDYGFAEKGEWLREGKCPECGAKKSLYTHAEHPWMLRCGRLDSCGAEISVKQSYPDIFDDWSKRHKPTPEKPNAAADAYLRSARGFDIAPLAGCFSQEWYRDPDLNITSATVRFPLPGGGYWQRLIDQPGRFGDKKATFSPGSKHRGHCWLYPGDGFETLAVEREIWIAEGIFDAIALRQAGLAAVSAMTCNIWPEHFLADLRKACADLNRPMPKIIWAFDQGAAGVEWSRRFAKQAREAGWPVGAAQVRVDGEGKKTDWNDLFQADKLKPEHIEDYLWAGDVTIAQSADEKAFLIYKKHRSASFPLVFNGRQLWATFSLERIEQHLEQLREADPSIAELPYGEQWELAARQSVDIAELANCTFRTLYFQRDTNMEEGAYYFRIDFPKTKGGPRKDAVKAPFSGSACSSSGEFKKRLAAVAPGAQWVGANYQLDKLMLRQWTDIQTVEAIQFTGYSIDHEGWLLGDLGVSKGKVAKINEDDYFVFSRKAVKLRTSDRLLSIKYDPDKLDIRWTGDIYRAWGAKGLAVMTFWGLSLFAEQIRAMQESLAFLEVTGPPGTGKTTLIAFLWKLMGRVGNYEGFDPTKATNAGIARTLGQVGNLPVVLIEGDRNQDTPHSRRFEWDELKTAYNGRAVRTRAIANGGMETFEPPFRGAIAIVQNDPVEASPALRERIMGLCITKDGWGPQTREAAERINRYERDQVSGFIVHMVKREAEILTRYRERFAVHYEQMLRQEGIRNDRLAKNHAQLAAMFDAMRIVLTNIPDDVASEVQAQFRVMLAERQRLTENDHPHVELFWERFDYIEGQETESTTHRINHSRIDGTIAVNLVQFEQKCGDLRLSLPPINELKRLLRTSRSRKFIAYKPINSGVTGKTTACWVFERPAGSTSSHS from the coding sequence GTGCGCGATGAATTGCTCAATGAACTGCTCCCCCGCCTCAAGCGCGACTATGGCTTTGCGGAAAAAGGCGAGTGGCTGCGCGAGGGCAAATGCCCTGAGTGCGGCGCCAAGAAGTCGCTCTATACCCATGCGGAACACCCGTGGATGCTTCGCTGCGGCCGCCTCGACAGCTGCGGCGCCGAGATCTCTGTCAAGCAGAGCTATCCAGACATTTTCGATGACTGGTCGAAGCGCCACAAGCCGACGCCCGAGAAGCCGAACGCCGCCGCCGATGCCTATTTGCGCAGCGCGCGAGGCTTCGACATCGCACCCCTCGCCGGATGCTTTTCGCAGGAATGGTATCGCGACCCCGATCTGAACATCACATCCGCAACAGTGCGTTTTCCGCTGCCCGGTGGCGGCTACTGGCAGCGCCTGATCGATCAGCCCGGCCGCTTTGGGGACAAGAAGGCGACGTTCAGCCCCGGGTCAAAGCATCGCGGCCACTGCTGGCTCTACCCCGGCGACGGCTTCGAGACGCTGGCCGTGGAGCGCGAGATTTGGATTGCGGAGGGCATCTTTGATGCGATCGCGCTGAGGCAGGCCGGCCTCGCCGCCGTCTCGGCCATGACGTGCAACATCTGGCCGGAGCATTTCCTCGCCGATCTGCGCAAGGCCTGCGCGGATCTCAATCGGCCAATGCCAAAGATTATCTGGGCCTTCGATCAGGGCGCTGCCGGCGTGGAGTGGTCACGGCGCTTTGCCAAGCAGGCGCGGGAGGCAGGCTGGCCGGTGGGCGCCGCTCAGGTGCGCGTGGATGGTGAAGGCAAGAAGACCGACTGGAACGATCTGTTTCAGGCCGACAAGCTCAAGCCAGAGCACATCGAGGACTATCTTTGGGCGGGCGACGTCACGATTGCGCAGAGCGCCGACGAAAAGGCGTTCCTGATCTACAAGAAGCATCGCTCGGCGTCGTTCCCGCTGGTGTTCAACGGGCGCCAACTCTGGGCCACCTTTTCGCTGGAGCGAATCGAGCAGCACCTCGAGCAGCTGCGCGAGGCTGATCCTTCGATCGCCGAGCTTCCCTATGGCGAGCAATGGGAACTGGCGGCCCGCCAGTCCGTGGACATTGCCGAGCTGGCGAACTGCACCTTCCGCACCCTCTATTTCCAGCGCGATACGAACATGGAAGAGGGCGCTTATTATTTCCGCATCGACTTCCCCAAGACGAAGGGCGGCCCGCGCAAAGACGCGGTGAAGGCGCCGTTTTCCGGCTCTGCCTGCTCATCCTCGGGCGAGTTCAAGAAGCGGCTCGCGGCGGTCGCGCCCGGCGCGCAGTGGGTCGGCGCGAATTACCAGCTCGACAAGCTCATGCTGCGCCAGTGGACCGATATCCAGACGGTCGAGGCGATCCAGTTCACCGGCTATTCGATTGACCATGAAGGCTGGCTGCTGGGGGATCTGGGCGTCTCCAAAGGCAAGGTCGCCAAGATCAACGAGGACGATTATTTCGTTTTCTCTCGCAAGGCGGTGAAATTGCGGACGAGCGACCGCCTGCTCTCCATCAAATACGACCCCGACAAACTCGACATCCGGTGGACGGGCGACATCTATCGCGCGTGGGGCGCCAAGGGCCTCGCGGTGATGACATTCTGGGGCCTCTCGCTCTTTGCCGAGCAGATCCGCGCCATGCAGGAATCGCTCGCCTTCCTCGAGGTGACTGGCCCGCCCGGCACCGGCAAAACGACCCTGATCGCCTTCCTGTGGAAGCTCATGGGCCGCGTCGGCAACTATGAGGGCTTCGATCCGACCAAGGCGACCAATGCCGGCATCGCGCGCACTTTGGGCCAAGTCGGCAATCTCCCAGTGGTCCTAATCGAGGGCGACCGCAATCAGGACACGCCACATAGCCGCCGCTTCGAATGGGACGAGCTGAAAACCGCTTATAACGGACGGGCGGTGCGAACGCGCGCGATCGCCAATGGCGGCATGGAGACATTCGAGCCGCCATTTCGCGGCGCGATCGCAATCGTCCAGAATGACCCTGTGGAGGCATCGCCGGCGCTGCGCGAGCGCATCATGGGCCTGTGCATCACCAAGGATGGCTGGGGGCCGCAGACACGCGAGGCTGCCGAGCGGATCAACCGCTATGAGCGCGATCAGGTGAGCGGCTTCATCGTTCACATGGTCAAGCGAGAGGCCGAGATCCTCACGCGCTACCGCGAGCGCTTCGCCGTCCATTATGAGCAGATGCTCAGGCAAGAGGGCATCCGCAACGACCGCCTGGCCAAGAACCATGCGCAGCTCGCGGCGATGTTCGATGCGATGCGCATCGTGCTCACCAACATTCCCGACGATGTTGCGAGCGAGGTGCAGGCGCAGTTTCGCGTGATGCTGGCCGAACGCCAGCGCCTCACCGAGAACGATCACCCGCATGTCGAGCTGTTCTGGGAGCGGTTCGATTACATTGAGGGGCAGGAAACCGAGAGCACGACGCACCGGATCAATCACAGCCGCATCGATGGCACGATCGCGGTCAACCTCGTGCAGTTTGAACAGAAGTGCGGCGATCTGCGCCTCTCGCTGCCACCCATTAATGAACTTAAGCGCCTGCTGCGCACCAGCAGAAGCCGCAAATTCATTGCCTATAAGCCGATCAATTCCGGCGTGACCGGCAAGACCACTGCCTGCTGGGTGTTCGAGCGCCCCGCAGGCTCCACCAGCAGCCACTCATAG
- a CDS encoding DUF2312 domain-containing protein — translation MNANPDAAAQSLRQLIERLETLEGEKRGISDDIKDVYAEAKATGYDVKAVRAILRLRSLDPSTRLEDAAILETYLCALGME, via the coding sequence ATCAATGCAAATCCCGATGCGGCGGCTCAAAGCCTTCGCCAGCTCATTGAACGGCTCGAAACCCTCGAAGGGGAAAAGCGCGGGATCTCTGACGATATCAAGGATGTTTACGCCGAAGCCAAAGCCACCGGCTATGACGTGAAGGCCGTGCGGGCGATCCTGCGACTGCGCAGCCTTGATCCCAGCACTCGCCTCGAGGACGCGGCCATCCTCGAAACCTACCTGTGCGCGCTGGGAATGGAATGA
- a CDS encoding helix-turn-helix domain-containing protein, protein MTKDLLLTPAQAAARLHISDKTLRRLRQQGHIRYVAITERKIRYRPEDCDAYVASRVRENEQCQSTSRKTRRSTSTTSNIVAADFMARRAKKRSVPPKL, encoded by the coding sequence ATGACCAAAGACTTGCTCCTCACGCCCGCGCAAGCTGCCGCTCGGCTCCATATCAGCGACAAGACCTTGCGACGCCTTCGCCAGCAAGGGCATATCCGCTATGTCGCTATCACCGAACGAAAGATTCGGTATCGGCCGGAAGATTGTGACGCTTATGTAGCAAGCCGCGTCCGCGAGAATGAGCAATGTCAGTCTACAAGCCGAAAAACTCGACGGTCTACCTCTACGACTTCCAACATCGTGGCCGCAGATTTTATGGCTCGACGGGCCAAAAAACGAAGCGTGCCGCCGAAACTGTAG
- a CDS encoding tyrosine-type recombinase/integrase encodes MSVYKPKNSTVYLYDFQHRGRRFYGSTGQKTKRAAETVEAQKRAEAALNLTSKPAITLDEAAGIYEEKLRKEGRWSRSTESWIDRLVNSLGPKQFVGEINHVAIGKYFRSRAAEVSGASVNREIDVARALWRATARAKYDIGEQPDWASMRYAVREHDPRELQFDEEDRLLAAIREDYRPFVSFALLSGWRAAEVRGLLWSDIDFPAKVAWRTVKGGRRIKRPLTTDMIVIVASQPQVCAQVFTYVCKKSRQKRREGERYPISKDGWRKTWSEALETAGIADFRFHDLRHTRGTRILRRTGNLAAAQKALGHRNIRSTLRYAHAFDDDVRAALDASESRTTPEDHKKSTRKTA; translated from the coding sequence ATGTCAGTCTACAAGCCGAAAAACTCGACGGTCTACCTCTACGACTTCCAACATCGTGGCCGCAGATTTTATGGCTCGACGGGCCAAAAAACGAAGCGTGCCGCCGAAACTGTAGAGGCGCAGAAGCGAGCCGAGGCCGCGCTTAACCTTACATCGAAACCAGCGATCACACTCGATGAAGCGGCGGGAATTTATGAGGAGAAGCTGCGCAAGGAAGGGCGGTGGAGCAGGTCCACAGAATCTTGGATCGACAGACTGGTCAATTCGCTCGGTCCGAAGCAGTTCGTTGGCGAGATCAATCACGTGGCGATTGGGAAATATTTCCGCTCCCGGGCTGCGGAAGTCAGCGGCGCGAGCGTCAACCGCGAAATCGACGTAGCGCGCGCTCTTTGGCGCGCCACTGCCAGGGCAAAATATGACATCGGCGAGCAGCCCGATTGGGCCTCGATGCGATACGCAGTGCGAGAGCATGACCCACGTGAGTTGCAGTTTGACGAGGAGGACCGCCTACTCGCGGCCATCCGGGAAGATTATCGCCCATTCGTATCGTTTGCGCTCCTATCTGGTTGGCGCGCCGCCGAAGTCCGAGGGCTGTTGTGGTCTGATATCGATTTTCCCGCCAAGGTTGCATGGCGCACCGTTAAGGGTGGTCGGAGGATCAAACGTCCGCTCACGACGGACATGATCGTCATCGTGGCGTCGCAACCGCAGGTTTGCGCGCAGGTCTTTACCTACGTGTGCAAGAAGAGCCGGCAGAAGCGCCGCGAGGGCGAGCGATATCCGATTTCAAAAGACGGATGGCGGAAGACTTGGAGCGAAGCACTCGAAACTGCCGGCATTGCCGATTTCAGATTTCACGATCTTCGGCACACACGTGGCACGCGCATCCTGCGGAGGACAGGAAATCTTGCCGCCGCTCAGAAGGCTCTTGGCCATCGAAACATCCGTTCGACGCTCCGCTATGCACATGCCTTTGACGACGATGTGCGCGCAGCATTGGACGCATCCGAGTCCCGAACTACCCCCGAAGATCATAAAAAATCGACCCGGAAAACGGCCTAA
- the acnA gene encoding aconitate hydratase AcnA, which translates to MTAIGQDTLGTRDTLDVGGKRYGYYSLAKAAAKLGDCSRLPFSMKVLLENMLRFEDGVTVTTSDAQAVIDWLKNPTASSNEIQYRPARVLMQDFTGVPCVVDLAAMRDAMNALGADASKINPQVPVHLVIDHSVMVDEFGTPKAFEDNVALEYQRNAERYDFLKWGSKSLDNFKVVPPGTGICHQVNLEHVAQAVWTSVDANGETVAYPDTCVGTDSHTTMINGLGVLGWGVGGIEAEAAMLGQPVSMLIPEVVGFKLTGTLAEGITATDLVLTVTQMLRAKGVVGRFVEFYGPGVSALSLADRATIANMAPEYGATCGFFPIDGKTLDYMRLTGRDEDQIALVEAYAKVQGFWLDPEAADPIFTDTLELDMGSVVPSLAGPKRPQDKVILTQVDEVFNADLAKVYKKDAAVRVPVDGAAHDIGDGDVVIAAITSCTNTSNPSVLVAAGLVAKKATEKGLKPKPWVKTSLAPGSQVVTDYLEKAGLQTYLDAVGFNLVGYGCTTCIGNSGPLADPISKAINGNDIVAASVLSGNRNFEGRVSPDVRANFLASPPLVVAYALKGTVTTDFVETPIGQGSDGTDVYLKDIWPSNEEVRSVMEGALTRDMFQSRYAAVFTGDERWQAIDVTGSDTYAWRAGSTYVANPPYFEGMEMTPAPVADIIDAKPLAIFGDSITTDHISPAGSIKAASPAGQWLQERQVAPADFNSYGSRRGHHEVMMRGTFANIRIKNLMLDGVEGGMTSYAGEVMPIYDAAMKHEADGTPLVVIAGKEYGTGSSRDWAAKGTRLLGVRAVVAESFERIHRSNLVGMGVLPLQFPEGTNRETLGLTGDESFTIRNVAGLKPRQTVTVEARRADGTSFTFEALCRIDTVNELDYFLNGGILPYVLRKLAA; encoded by the coding sequence ATGACCGCGATCGGACAGGATACGCTTGGCACGCGCGACACACTGGATGTCGGTGGCAAGCGCTATGGCTATTACTCGCTGGCGAAGGCCGCCGCGAAGCTCGGCGATTGCTCGCGCCTCCCCTTCTCGATGAAGGTGCTGCTGGAGAACATGCTCCGCTTCGAGGATGGCGTCACCGTCACCACCAGCGATGCGCAGGCGGTCATCGACTGGCTCAAGAACCCCACGGCCTCCAGCAACGAGATCCAGTATCGCCCCGCGCGCGTGCTGATGCAGGATTTCACCGGTGTACCCTGCGTGGTCGACCTCGCCGCGATGCGCGATGCGATGAACGCGCTCGGCGCGGACGCCAGCAAGATCAACCCTCAGGTGCCTGTCCACCTCGTCATCGATCACTCGGTGATGGTAGACGAGTTCGGTACGCCCAAGGCGTTCGAGGACAATGTCGCGCTGGAATATCAGCGCAACGCCGAGCGCTATGACTTCCTCAAATGGGGTTCCAAGAGCCTCGACAACTTCAAAGTCGTTCCTCCCGGCACCGGCATCTGCCACCAAGTCAATCTGGAGCATGTCGCGCAGGCCGTGTGGACCTCGGTCGACGCCAATGGCGAGACGGTCGCCTATCCGGACACCTGCGTCGGCACGGACAGCCACACGACGATGATCAACGGTCTTGGCGTGCTCGGCTGGGGCGTCGGCGGCATTGAGGCCGAAGCGGCGATGCTCGGCCAGCCGGTCTCCATGCTCATCCCTGAGGTCGTCGGCTTCAAGCTGACTGGCACGCTGGCCGAGGGCATCACCGCCACCGATCTCGTGCTCACGGTTACGCAGATGCTGCGCGCCAAGGGCGTGGTGGGCCGCTTCGTGGAGTTCTATGGCCCGGGCGTTTCGGCGCTCAGCCTCGCCGACCGTGCGACCATCGCCAACATGGCGCCGGAATATGGCGCGACCTGCGGCTTCTTCCCGATCGACGGCAAGACGCTCGATTACATGCGCCTCACCGGCCGTGACGAAGACCAGATCGCGCTGGTCGAGGCCTATGCCAAGGTGCAGGGCTTCTGGCTCGACCCCGAAGCTGCCGACCCGATCTTCACCGACACGCTGGAGCTGGACATGGGCTCGGTCGTGCCCAGCCTCGCCGGCCCCAAGCGCCCGCAGGACAAGGTGATCCTCACGCAGGTGGACGAGGTGTTCAACGCCGACCTCGCCAAGGTTTACAAGAAGGATGCCGCCGTGCGCGTGCCCGTCGACGGCGCGGCGCATGACATTGGTGACGGCGACGTTGTGATCGCCGCGATCACCAGCTGCACCAACACCTCCAACCCGAGCGTACTCGTCGCCGCCGGTCTGGTCGCCAAGAAGGCCACCGAAAAAGGCCTCAAGCCCAAGCCATGGGTGAAGACCAGCCTCGCGCCTGGGTCGCAGGTGGTTACCGATTATCTCGAGAAGGCGGGCCTCCAGACCTATCTTGATGCCGTCGGCTTCAATCTCGTCGGCTATGGCTGCACGACCTGCATCGGCAACAGCGGCCCGCTCGCCGATCCGATCAGCAAGGCGATCAACGGCAACGACATCGTCGCCGCCTCGGTCCTCTCGGGCAACCGCAACTTCGAAGGCCGCGTGAGCCCGGATGTGCGCGCCAACTTCCTCGCCTCCCCGCCCCTCGTGGTTGCCTATGCGCTCAAGGGCACGGTCACGACCGATTTCGTCGAGACGCCGATCGGCCAGGGCAGCGATGGCACAGACGTCTATCTCAAGGACATCTGGCCCTCGAACGAGGAAGTCCGCTCGGTGATGGAAGGCGCGCTCACGCGCGACATGTTCCAGAGCCGCTATGCCGCCGTCTTCACCGGCGATGAGCGCTGGCAGGCGATCGACGTGACCGGCTCGGATACCTATGCGTGGCGCGCCGGCAGCACCTATGTCGCCAACCCGCCCTATTTCGAGGGCATGGAGATGACGCCCGCGCCGGTCGCCGACATCATCGACGCCAAGCCGCTCGCCATCTTCGGCGATTCGATCACCACCGACCACATCTCTCCGGCCGGCTCGATCAAGGCGGCTAGCCCGGCCGGCCAGTGGCTGCAGGAACGGCAGGTCGCCCCTGCCGACTTCAACAGCTACGGCTCGCGTCGCGGCCATCATGAGGTGATGATGCGCGGCACCTTCGCCAACATCCGCATCAAGAACCTGATGCTGGACGGCGTGGAAGGCGGCATGACCAGCTATGCCGGCGAAGTGATGCCGATCTATGACGCAGCCATGAAGCATGAGGCCGACGGCACGCCGCTCGTCGTCATCGCCGGCAAGGAATATGGCACCGGCTCCTCGCGTGACTGGGCGGCCAAGGGTACGCGCCTGCTCGGCGTGCGTGCGGTCGTGGCCGAGAGCTTCGAGCGCATCCACCGCTCCAACCTCGTCGGCATGGGCGTGCTGCCGCTGCAGTTCCCCGAGGGCACGAACCGCGAGACGCTGGGCCTCACGGGCGACGAGAGCTTCACCATCCGCAACGTCGCCGGCCTTAAGCCGCGCCAGACCGTGACGGTGGAAGCGCGCCGCGCGGACGGCACCAGCTTCACCTTCGAGGCGCTGTGCCGCATCGATACGGTGAACGAGCTGGATTACTTCCTCAACGGTGGCATCCTGCCCTACGTGCTGCGCAAGCTCGCAGCCTGA
- a CDS encoding DsbA family oxidoreductase — protein MTPTLRIDFVSDIACPWCVLGLLGLEEAIGRLAGDVDVDLHFQPFELSPDMAPEGRTVVDHLAQAYGSTPDEILQRRAVVSDRAAALGFDMKTSLETRVYNSFNAHRLMHWAGLQGRQPALARALFEAYHSRNENIATADVLLDAAEKAGLDRDSASAVLDSDEYANDVRQAAYLWQTRGVTGVPAAIIDGRYLISGAQPAEAYEQALRQIAAQPQSDGNPPAPA, from the coding sequence ATGACCCCCACCCTCAGAATAGACTTCGTATCCGACATTGCCTGTCCCTGGTGCGTGTTGGGCCTGCTCGGGCTTGAAGAGGCCATCGGTCGCCTGGCGGGTGACGTGGATGTCGATCTGCATTTCCAACCGTTCGAGCTCAGCCCAGATATGGCGCCGGAGGGACGCACTGTCGTCGATCATCTTGCGCAGGCTTATGGATCAACGCCCGACGAGATCCTCCAGCGCCGCGCCGTGGTGAGCGATCGCGCCGCCGCTTTGGGCTTCGACATGAAGACCTCGCTGGAGACGCGCGTCTACAACAGCTTCAATGCCCATCGCCTGATGCATTGGGCAGGGCTGCAGGGCCGGCAGCCGGCCCTCGCGCGCGCGTTGTTCGAGGCTTATCACAGCCGCAACGAGAATATCGCGACCGCTGACGTGCTCCTCGACGCCGCCGAGAAAGCCGGGCTGGACCGGGATTCAGCAAGTGCGGTGCTCGACTCGGATGAATATGCCAATGACGTGCGTCAGGCCGCATATCTCTGGCAGACCCGCGGCGTGACAGGCGTGCCGGCCGCGATCATCGACGGTCGCTACCTGATCTCCGGCGCGCAGCCCGCCGAGGCCTATGAGCAGGCGTTGCGCCAGATCGCCGCACAGCCGCAATCGGACGGCAATCCGCCCGCCCCCGCGTAG
- a CDS encoding class I SAM-dependent methyltransferase, protein MPFRTSLMLAGAFLLAGSAVATAPALAATEAAVPIKPDIAAAVAAPTRTASNVARDIYRHPAETLSFFGVSGKQTVVEYFPSGGWYLEILAPLAAKGGGTYYGVQPGGQGRQSTEKLIASNPALYGGVKLVELTEVPDGAADTVLTFRNVHNMVMRGNGGEIFGQFFRMLKPGGVLGVVDHRLPEDRDTAAEKTSGYLKVSTVRKLAEDAGFVLEASSDVNANPRDTADWATGVWTLPPTLRNGAVDRDKYLAVGESDRMTLRFRKPG, encoded by the coding sequence ATGCCTTTCAGGACATCCCTCATGCTCGCCGGTGCGTTTCTGCTGGCTGGCAGTGCCGTCGCCACCGCTCCGGCTCTGGCGGCCACTGAAGCAGCCGTCCCCATCAAGCCGGACATCGCCGCTGCCGTGGCTGCGCCGACCCGCACGGCCAGCAATGTTGCACGCGATATATATCGCCACCCGGCCGAAACGTTGAGCTTCTTTGGCGTGAGCGGTAAGCAGACCGTCGTCGAATATTTCCCCTCCGGCGGCTGGTATCTCGAGATTCTCGCTCCGTTGGCGGCCAAGGGCGGCGGCACCTATTATGGCGTCCAGCCGGGCGGGCAGGGGCGCCAGTCCACAGAGAAGCTGATCGCATCCAATCCCGCGCTCTATGGCGGGGTGAAGCTGGTCGAGCTGACCGAGGTGCCAGATGGCGCGGCGGATACTGTGCTCACCTTCCGCAATGTCCACAATATGGTCATGCGCGGCAATGGCGGCGAGATTTTCGGCCAGTTCTTCCGGATGCTCAAGCCCGGTGGCGTGCTGGGGGTGGTCGATCATCGCCTGCCCGAAGACCGCGACACCGCGGCCGAGAAGACGAGCGGCTATCTGAAAGTCTCGACGGTGCGCAAGCTGGCGGAGGATGCCGGCTTCGTACTGGAGGCAAGCTCTGACGTGAACGCCAACCCGCGTGACACGGCGGACTGGGCCACCGGCGTCTGGACGCTGCCGCCGACCCTGCGCAATGGCGCGGTCGATCGGGACAAATATCTGGCGGTGGGCGAAAGCGACCGCATGACGTTGCGGTTCCGCAAGCCCGGCTAA